In Oxobacter pfennigii, the genomic window AGCCCTCTTCCTCAAAATAACCCTTTTCATATGCCATATGCAAAGGGGCTTCGCACAGACTTCCGCCATAACCTATTCTTAATACAAAATCCTTACTCTGGTCGGCTTCAACTGTGGGAGCAGGTGTACTGCTGCCTGGTGTGGCAGTTGAACCAGAAGGGGTCTGGTTTGAAGAACAGCCGGCAAGAACTGTCATCACCAAAGTGATGGCAAAGAGGGGTATAAGCAGCAACCTTCCTCTTTTTCTTTTAGTCACAGAGCTTTTCTTTGTAATCATTTTCATTCTCCTCTTCTTTTTATAATAATTTAAAGGTAATATTGTATTTCTTCTGTTTTTCCCGCAAAATTGAGAATTTTTAATATCTTAGCTCTTAAGTTTAAAAAGTCAGGTAAGTCCCTTCCGCGGGGCCGGCTTATATCTACCTGGATTATACTTTCGATTTTAGCGGGCCTTGGTGTCATAACAAATATCCTGTCGCTTAAATAAATGGCTTCATCTACATCATGGGTTACCATTACAGTAGTAGTTCCCCTCTCCTGCCATATCTTTATAAGCTCATCCTGCATATTCATCCTGGTGAAGGCATCCAGCGCTCCAAAAGGCTCATCCAAGAGCAATACCTTGGGATGATTGACTAAGGCCCTTGCAAGGGCTGCTCTTTGAGCCATACCCCCCGATAACTGGTGAGGATAGGATTTTTCAAAGCCTTCCAGGCCTACAAGCCGTAT contains:
- a CDS encoding ABC transporter ATP-binding protein yields the protein MVEQLNGSIKAKNIRKTFLQQDGQPVVALQDVAVDIKAGEFISLIGPSGCGKSTFLRLLAGLTQPDKGEFTLDNVPITQPSYERGLVFQDPTLFPWLNVYENVAFGLKVRNIYKDKENEVLDFIRLVGLEGFEKSYPHQLSGGMAQRAALARALVNHPKVLLLDEPFGALDAFTRMNMQDELIKIWQERGTTTVMVTHDVDEAIYLSDRIFVMTPRPAKIESIIQVDISRPRGRDLPDFLNLRAKILKILNFAGKTEEIQYYL